A stretch of Halococcus sediminicola DNA encodes these proteins:
- a CDS encoding SIR2 family NAD-dependent protein deacylase, producing MDEHEEIRLAADAIRDADSVVALTGAGVSTASGIPDFRGEDGLWETHVPSDFHIARFERAPGEFWRDRLDLRDCLHAADPEPNAAHEALATLESMGKLDALVTQNIDGLHHAAGSEDIVEIHGSGERVVCRDCGRRISAEPVRERVRNGDCPPRCECNGLLKPDVVLFGEQLPDHALLRSHALAEKSDVFLVAGSSLAVEPVASLPHTAADTGATTIIVNLEHTPLSERAAYDFRMDVTDALPRLVRAVESTSSPASNRA from the coding sequence ATGGACGAACACGAGGAGATTCGACTCGCTGCCGACGCCATCCGCGACGCCGACAGCGTGGTGGCGCTGACCGGCGCGGGCGTCAGCACCGCCTCGGGCATCCCCGATTTCCGTGGCGAGGACGGTCTCTGGGAGACCCACGTCCCATCGGATTTCCACATCGCGCGCTTCGAGCGCGCCCCGGGAGAGTTCTGGCGCGACCGTCTCGACCTTCGAGACTGTCTCCACGCGGCGGACCCCGAACCGAACGCCGCCCACGAGGCGCTCGCAACCCTCGAATCGATGGGTAAACTCGACGCGCTCGTCACCCAGAACATCGACGGGTTGCATCACGCCGCCGGCTCCGAGGATATCGTCGAGATTCACGGCTCGGGCGAGCGCGTCGTCTGTCGCGACTGCGGGCGGCGCATTTCGGCAGAGCCGGTCCGTGAGCGTGTCCGGAACGGCGACTGCCCGCCGCGCTGTGAGTGCAATGGGCTTCTCAAACCCGACGTCGTCCTCTTCGGCGAGCAACTCCCCGACCACGCGCTGCTGCGCTCGCACGCGCTCGCCGAGAAGAGTGATGTGTTTCTCGTCGCTGGCTCCTCGCTCGCCGTCGAACCGGTCGCCTCGCTGCCCCACACCGCCGCCGACACCGGTGCGACGACCATCATCGTGAATCTGGAGCACACGCCGCTTTCCGAGCGCGCCGCCTACGACTTCCGGATGGACGTGACCGACGCGCTCCCGCGACTGGTGCGGGCGGTCGAGTCGACCTCTTCGCCCGCGTCGAACCGGGCATAG